The DNA window TGTGGTCCGGCAAGGCGGGCGCTGTGGTGACTTCACTGGCCGGATTCAGTCGTTCAAACCGCGGACGCCCCAAGGCATCAAGCAGTTCCTTGTTGCCTATCCCGTGAACTCTGATTTCAACAATGTCGGCGGGCCCCATGCTGATCACACTTCTGAAGTCGTCATCTTGACAGCGGATCGGTCATTTGATGCGTCCGGTCTACTCGCGGCACGGGACCCTGTCAACAAGCCAATTGCCGCCAACACGACCGAACTATTCCTCCCGAGGTGGGTGCGTTCCCCGCATGCCGCACGCCACTGCACGACGCACGGGCCGGTGTACAGAACGGGACAAATTCACGCGCGGACACACTGCGCAAGTCCCGCGGGGACGTGCTAGTTTCACAAGTGATGCATTTCGTCGATCCGTCCCGAGAAGTCCTGGCCGAAACCCTGTTGGCGGCCGGTCCTGACTCCCCCACGCTCTGCAGGGGCTGGAAGACCAAGGACCTGGCAGCTCACCTGTACCTCCGCGAGCGTAAGGCGGCCGTCGGGCTGGGGCTGGTCATCAAGAGCCTGTCCAAGGCGTCCGATAAAGCCACGGCAAAGCTCGCCGCGAAGATCCAGACCGCCGACGAATACACGGAGCTGGTGAACACCTTCCGGGCCGGTCCGCCCGTCCTGTCGCCGATGAAAATCAAGGCGCTGGATGAGAGCTCCAACCTCATCGAATACTTCGTCCACACCGAGGACGTCCGGCGCGCCGTCGACCGCTGGGCGCCGCGGGCCCTCGACGAAGAATACTCGGATGCGCTGTGGGATGAACTGGTCAAGCGCGCCGCCATCCTGTATCGGGGCGTTGACCTCGGCATCGTCCTGGTGTGTCCCTCGGGCCCGCGCCATGTCGCCAAACGGGCGCCCGTGTCGGTTGCCATCGTGGGCGAGCCCGGCGAACTGCTCATGCACGCCCACGGCCGCACGCGCCATGCGCTGGTCACCTTCGAAGGCCAGCCGGACGCCGTCGCGCTTCTTCAGTCCGCCGAAGTGGGCCTTTAACAAAGCAACGCGGGGTCAGATATCGCCCAATGAACAGGGTTTATTGGGCGATATCTGACCCCGCGTTGCAGTTTCTAGCGGACCTCGAACCCAGCCTCGCGGATTGCGGCCTTGACCCGCGACATCATGTCATCCGGGCCCCAGTGGAAGATGGACGCGGCGAGCACGGCATCGGCGCCGGCCTGCACGGCGGGCGCGAAGTGCGCAGGCTCACCGGCACCGCCGGAGGCGATGATCGGAACCTTGACCGCGGCCCGGACCAGCCGGATGAGCTCGAGGTCGAACCCGTCCTTGGTGCCGTCGGCGTCGATCGAGTTGAGCAGGATTTCCCCGACGCCGCGGTCGGCGGCTTCCTTAGCCCAGGCGACGGCGTCGATGCCGGTGCCCTGGCGGCCGCCGTGGGTGGTGACCTCAAAGCCCGACGGCGTGGGCTGGGCCCCGGGGCGGGTGCGGCGGGCGTCCACGGACAGCACCAGCACCTGGGAGCCGAAGTGGCGCGTGATCTCGTCGATGACGTCCGGCCGGGCCACTGCTGCAGTGTTGATGGAGGCTTTGTCTGCGCCGAAGCGGAGCAGCTTGTCCACCTCGGCCACGCCGCGCACGCCGCCGCCGACGGTCAGCGGAATGAATACTTCCTCGGCCGTGCGCCGGACGACGTCGAACGTGGTTTCCCGGTTGCCCGACGACGCGGTCACGTCCAGGAAGGTCAGCTCATCCGCGCCGGCGTTGTCGTAACGGTGCGCGAGCTCCACGGGGTCTCCGGCGTCGCGGAGCCCTTCGAAGTTGATGC is part of the Arthrobacter sp. KBS0703 genome and encodes:
- the hisF gene encoding imidazole glycerol phosphate synthase subunit HisF, which codes for MAVAVRVIPCLDVDAGRVVKGINFEGLRDAGDPVELAHRYDNAGADELTFLDVTASSGNRETTFDVVRRTAEEVFIPLTVGGGVRGVAEVDKLLRFGADKASINTAAVARPDVIDEITRHFGSQVLVLSVDARRTRPGAQPTPSGFEVTTHGGRQGTGIDAVAWAKEAADRGVGEILLNSIDADGTKDGFDLELIRLVRAAVKVPIIASGGAGEPAHFAPAVQAGADAVLAASIFHWGPDDMMSRVKAAIREAGFEVR
- a CDS encoding TIGR03085 family metal-binding protein: MHFVDPSREVLAETLLAAGPDSPTLCRGWKTKDLAAHLYLRERKAAVGLGLVIKSLSKASDKATAKLAAKIQTADEYTELVNTFRAGPPVLSPMKIKALDESSNLIEYFVHTEDVRRAVDRWAPRALDEEYSDALWDELVKRAAILYRGVDLGIVLVCPSGPRHVAKRAPVSVAIVGEPGELLMHAHGRTRHALVTFEGQPDAVALLQSAEVGL